From a single Fulvivirga ulvae genomic region:
- a CDS encoding penicillin acylase family protein, producing MKLFKFLVIVSITFLLVYAFNNRLVIQGTPVPPLGKFLDPNHGFWQNAERDSFPYQSQVALTGLNEPVTVKYDDNGVPHIFANNNHDMYMAQGYIIAQHRLWQMEFQTHAAAGRVSEIIGTNGLEFDRMQRRKGMLLGAESTYNAMRTDEEANKAIEAYADGVNQYIQSLNYKDLPIEYKLLGYEPEEWTPLKSALILEYMINNLTGYDDDLENTNALNLLGKETFDFLFPEYLPGVDPVIPTDVKSPWPFEPVATEAPAITLPSDNIETTLPKPDPDNGSNNWAVSGSKTASGNAILANDTHLGLNLPSLWIMLQLHSPEVNVYGFTFTGAAGITIGFNDSISWGFTNAPRDHRDWYKIKLKDDSGNEYWHDGQWKNTEKRVETIKIRGEEPFYDTITFTHHGPIVYDKNFGDEDSRKNYALHWIGHQPSRVQKALLKLNRGNNYEDYLTAIEYWDAPPQNIVFASVDGDIALRVQGQFTAKWKEQGKFLMDGSDPKNEWQTLIPKAQNPYQYNPERGFVSSANQHSVDSLYPYWVYDASYEYYRNRIINQLLTSMDSITVEDMMKMQSNSYSILPQEVLPLLLDSLSMDGLSNEQKDVVDALKKWDYNYLVGLKAPSYFQAWWNQLHTSIWDEFHRTDLALDAPNDYTTTYIIKNYPQYKFIDVDSTDQKESLTYLINTSFKQSLANLEAWKEDNQIDYTWGNYKGTFIRHLADLGGSLAGFSRYNVQVNGVADAINSTKRNHGPSERFIVEMSSPPKAWGIYPGGQSGNPGSIWYDNMIDGWRDGEYLPLLFMREKEANQEKILFDQTLKPIE from the coding sequence ATGAAGTTATTCAAATTTTTAGTCATTGTCAGCATTACATTTTTACTCGTCTATGCTTTCAATAACCGTTTAGTTATCCAGGGTACTCCTGTACCTCCTTTAGGCAAATTTCTGGATCCTAACCACGGATTTTGGCAAAATGCCGAGCGGGACAGCTTTCCTTATCAATCTCAGGTGGCGTTAACAGGGCTGAATGAACCCGTAACAGTTAAATACGACGACAATGGCGTCCCTCATATTTTCGCAAACAATAACCATGACATGTATATGGCGCAAGGCTACATTATAGCCCAGCATCGGTTATGGCAGATGGAATTTCAGACGCACGCTGCAGCAGGTAGGGTTTCTGAGATCATAGGTACAAATGGGCTGGAGTTTGATAGGATGCAGCGAAGAAAGGGCATGCTTTTAGGGGCCGAGTCCACATACAATGCCATGCGTACTGATGAAGAGGCAAACAAAGCCATAGAGGCTTATGCGGATGGGGTGAACCAATATATTCAATCGCTCAATTACAAAGACTTACCTATAGAATATAAGCTGCTAGGGTATGAGCCGGAAGAATGGACTCCTCTAAAATCTGCCCTTATTCTTGAATACATGATCAATAACCTGACCGGTTATGATGATGACCTTGAAAACACAAATGCACTAAACCTCCTGGGCAAGGAAACCTTTGATTTTCTTTTCCCTGAATATTTACCCGGTGTAGACCCGGTGATCCCTACAGATGTGAAATCGCCATGGCCTTTTGAGCCGGTTGCAACAGAGGCTCCGGCTATAACCTTGCCCTCCGATAATATTGAGACCACTCTTCCAAAACCAGACCCTGACAACGGAAGTAATAACTGGGCAGTTTCCGGTAGCAAGACTGCCAGCGGTAATGCTATTCTGGCCAACGATACCCACCTGGGATTAAACCTGCCTTCCCTCTGGATCATGTTGCAGCTTCATTCACCTGAGGTGAACGTTTACGGCTTCACTTTTACAGGGGCGGCAGGTATTACCATTGGGTTCAATGATTCAATCTCATGGGGTTTTACAAATGCCCCTCGTGACCATAGGGACTGGTACAAGATCAAGCTCAAAGATGACAGCGGAAATGAATACTGGCATGACGGACAATGGAAGAATACAGAAAAAAGGGTCGAAACAATTAAAATACGAGGAGAAGAGCCCTTTTATGACACCATTACCTTTACACATCATGGCCCGATAGTGTATGATAAGAATTTTGGTGATGAGGATAGCAGAAAAAACTACGCACTGCACTGGATCGGGCACCAACCTTCCAGAGTGCAAAAGGCTTTATTAAAGTTAAACCGAGGCAATAATTATGAGGATTATCTGACTGCTATAGAATATTGGGATGCACCTCCTCAAAATATTGTCTTTGCTTCCGTAGATGGAGACATCGCTTTAAGGGTTCAAGGTCAATTTACAGCAAAATGGAAGGAACAGGGTAAATTCCTGATGGACGGCAGTGATCCTAAAAATGAGTGGCAGACGCTGATCCCCAAGGCGCAGAACCCTTACCAATATAATCCGGAGAGAGGATTTGTAAGCTCGGCCAATCAGCACTCGGTGGACAGCTTGTATCCTTACTGGGTGTATGATGCTTCTTATGAGTATTACAGAAACAGGATAATCAATCAACTGCTTACGTCCATGGACAGCATTACCGTAGAAGATATGATGAAAATGCAATCTAACAGCTACAGTATACTTCCTCAGGAAGTACTTCCTTTATTGCTTGACTCTTTATCAATGGATGGTTTGAGCAACGAGCAAAAAGATGTTGTAGATGCACTAAAAAAGTGGGATTATAACTACCTGGTAGGTCTTAAAGCTCCCAGCTATTTTCAGGCCTGGTGGAACCAGTTGCATACTTCCATTTGGGACGAGTTCCACAGAACTGACCTGGCCCTTGACGCACCCAATGATTATACTACCACCTATATCATCAAAAACTATCCGCAATACAAATTCATTGATGTGGACTCCACCGATCAGAAGGAATCGTTGACTTACCTTATCAATACTTCTTTTAAGCAATCTCTGGCGAACCTGGAAGCCTGGAAGGAAGATAACCAGATAGATTATACCTGGGGCAATTATAAGGGGACATTCATACGACACCTTGCCGATTTAGGTGGCAGCCTGGCCGGTTTTAGCCGATACAATGTGCAGGTGAATGGTGTAGCCGACGCTATTAATTCCACCAAGCGTAATCACGGGCCTTCCGAAAGGTTTATCGTGGAAATGAGTTCTCCGCCAAAAGCCTGGGGTATTTATCCCGGAGGACAATCCGGAAACCCGGGTAGCATCTGGTACGACAATATGATTGACGGCTGGCGTGATGGAGAGTACCTTCCGCTACTGTTCATGCGCGAAAAAGAGGCGAATCAGGAGAAAATATTATTTGATCAAACATTGAAACCCATAGAATAA
- a CDS encoding phosphotransferase enzyme family protein, with protein MKIFPTQYSTLSSSALNGFVSEHYGLGQTSCKYLLRGVSDTYLIKSRQEKFILKVYREMHRSLDEIKAEVELLNILKGNGARVSYPLKDLQGQQIQEFVAAEGMRYGVLFSFAPGKVYYDFTDEQLRITGREMAFNHNITSDLDLSYDRNSYTIESTIHRPLKVFKPAFEDFTEGYDYLVDISERVIRKLESFNAASFGYGYCHYDYLPKNFHFDEHDNLTVFDYDFCGKGYLVNDLMTFQVHYFFHTVIKGMKKEDADAAFQTAVSGYRELRNISEEELEAIPYLGVMFWNFYLAFQYENFDDFSNTYFGAAHLKKWIGWVKDWEKLYCNF; from the coding sequence ATGAAAATTTTCCCAACCCAGTATTCCACTTTATCATCTTCTGCGCTAAACGGATTTGTAAGTGAGCATTATGGGTTGGGGCAAACTTCCTGCAAATACCTGTTAAGGGGAGTCAGTGATACATATCTTATAAAGAGCCGGCAGGAAAAATTTATCCTTAAAGTTTACAGGGAGATGCACAGGTCTCTCGATGAAATAAAGGCAGAAGTTGAACTGCTTAATATTCTGAAGGGCAACGGAGCCAGAGTATCCTACCCATTAAAAGATTTGCAAGGCCAGCAAATCCAGGAGTTTGTGGCAGCGGAAGGCATGCGTTATGGAGTATTGTTTTCTTTCGCTCCCGGTAAGGTATATTACGATTTTACAGATGAACAACTCAGGATCACCGGCAGGGAAATGGCTTTTAACCATAATATAACATCTGACCTGGACCTGAGTTATGACAGGAACAGCTATACCATAGAATCTACTATACACCGGCCATTAAAAGTATTTAAACCGGCTTTTGAAGATTTTACAGAGGGGTATGATTATCTGGTGGATATTTCAGAACGGGTGATTCGAAAGTTGGAAAGCTTCAATGCGGCATCGTTTGGCTATGGGTATTGCCATTATGATTACCTACCCAAAAACTTTCACTTTGATGAACATGATAACCTGACAGTTTTTGATTACGATTTTTGTGGCAAAGGTTACCTCGTCAACGACCTAATGACCTTTCAGGTGCATTATTTTTTCCATACCGTGATCAAAGGCATGAAAAAGGAGGATGCAGATGCCGCATTTCAAACCGCAGTTTCCGGTTACAGGGAATTAAGAAATATATCCGAAGAAGAGCTGGAAGCTATCCCTTATCTGGGTGTTATGTTCTGGAATTTCTACCTTGCTTTTCAGTACGAAAACTTTGATGATTTCTCGAATACCTACTTTGGTGCCGCCCATCTTAAAAAATGGATTGGCTGGGTTAAAGATTGGGAAAAGCTTTATTGTAATTTCTAA
- a CDS encoding DUF4920 domain-containing protein, which translates to MKKVLVIASVCLIMAACGGNQNEQSAEEKPQEEVVSTVTEEPAVVGNYGEEITEEGAISAEELLAKMDGVDSLQVKVSSEILATCKMKGCWMKVEVPGEEEMRVTFKDYGFFVPKEGAEGKAVVMEGIAKKVTTDVETLKHFAKDAGKSEEEIAAITEPKDEITFVATGVIIKDTE; encoded by the coding sequence ATGAAAAAAGTATTAGTAATAGCTTCCGTTTGCCTCATAATGGCAGCCTGTGGAGGAAATCAAAATGAACAGAGCGCCGAAGAAAAGCCGCAGGAAGAAGTAGTAAGTACAGTTACTGAAGAGCCAGCCGTTGTCGGCAATTATGGTGAAGAAATCACTGAGGAAGGTGCCATATCAGCAGAAGAACTATTAGCCAAAATGGACGGTGTAGATTCATTACAGGTCAAAGTTTCGAGTGAAATACTTGCCACCTGTAAAATGAAAGGCTGCTGGATGAAAGTAGAAGTACCCGGTGAAGAAGAAATGAGGGTGACCTTTAAGGACTATGGCTTTTTCGTGCCTAAAGAAGGAGCAGAAGGAAAGGCTGTGGTAATGGAAGGTATTGCAAAGAAAGTAACCACTGATGTGGAAACGTTAAAGCACTTTGCCAAAGATGCCGGAAAGTCGGAAGAGGAAATTGCAGCCATTACAGAGCCTAAAGATGAAATTACTTTTGTAGCTACAGGAGTAATTATTAAAGACACTGAATAA
- a CDS encoding DUF922 domain-containing protein — protein MVKAIFSTILISAFYYAQAQPHGENHDSQSDYIEWTAHYNLGWNDFQGKPGLEAIGDAGTAVAIKAKPYMVKNKISYHVRALFIKTKSWYRDQSPALLAHEQLHCDIAELYARKARKKIMELSLAGVKDLKMYNQEIQKILNESNAADQRYDTETLHGAMVKKQKEWADQVKAELQSLQQFKDQYIDI, from the coding sequence ATGGTCAAAGCGATATTTTCTACTATTCTGATTTCAGCGTTTTATTATGCTCAGGCTCAACCTCATGGGGAAAATCATGATTCACAATCAGATTATATTGAGTGGACAGCTCATTATAATTTAGGTTGGAATGATTTTCAGGGAAAGCCCGGCCTTGAAGCTATTGGAGATGCTGGTACGGCTGTTGCTATTAAAGCAAAGCCATATATGGTGAAAAACAAAATCTCTTACCATGTGCGCGCACTGTTTATCAAAACAAAGTCCTGGTATCGTGACCAGTCTCCTGCTCTGCTTGCGCATGAACAATTGCATTGTGACATCGCAGAATTGTATGCCAGAAAAGCCAGGAAGAAGATCATGGAACTGTCACTGGCAGGAGTAAAAGACCTCAAGATGTATAACCAGGAAATACAAAAAATCCTTAATGAAAGCAATGCTGCTGACCAAAGGTATGATACTGAAACACTTCATGGAGCAATGGTTAAAAAGCAGAAAGAATGGGCAGATCAGGTAAAGGCCGAGCTACAGTCGCTGCAGCAATTTAAAGATCAGTACATCGACATATAA
- a CDS encoding pyridoxal phosphate-dependent decarboxylase family protein has product MNIEEFKKHGHAMVDWIASYYENIRDYPVKSQVQPGEIFEQIADSAPVQGEPMERIFQDFKEIIMPGITHWQSPNFYAYFPANASFPSLLGDMLASALGSQCMIWDTSPAAAELEEKVMIWLRDMLGLPAAFTGVIQDTASTATLCALISAREKLNDYEPNSNGLFNNRPMRVYCSEETHSSVEKAVKIMGLGKHNLVKIGVDEKMALKPALLKQAIEEDIKKGYQPLAVVAAIGSTGTVAIDPLAAIVKVCSDHGVWLHVDAAYAGSALILEEYRWMIEGIEDADSFVFNPHKWLMTNFDCSAYFVKDEQALVKTFSILPEYLKTNTTGAVKDYRDWGIQLGRRFRSLKLWFVIRSYGVEEMKTILRNHIRIAEKLSEKIREHKDFEEFTTSLNLVCFRYKPDGEEEVETLNHLNKQLMDALNASGKMYLTHTKIGDNMVLRLVAGQTHVTEEDVMCSWDIIRETAVGLRD; this is encoded by the coding sequence ATGAATATAGAGGAATTTAAAAAGCATGGCCATGCTATGGTCGATTGGATAGCGTCGTACTATGAAAATATTCGTGACTATCCGGTGAAGTCTCAGGTGCAGCCCGGGGAGATTTTCGAGCAAATAGCCGATAGTGCACCTGTGCAAGGGGAGCCAATGGAACGAATTTTTCAGGACTTTAAGGAGATCATTATGCCAGGTATAACCCATTGGCAGAGTCCGAACTTTTATGCTTATTTTCCTGCTAATGCCAGTTTCCCGTCACTACTAGGAGATATGCTGGCCTCTGCGCTGGGATCTCAATGTATGATATGGGATACCTCACCGGCCGCTGCCGAACTGGAAGAAAAGGTGATGATCTGGCTAAGGGACATGCTTGGACTGCCGGCTGCTTTTACAGGGGTTATTCAGGATACTGCTTCTACCGCCACACTTTGTGCATTGATTTCAGCCAGGGAAAAACTAAATGATTATGAACCGAACAGCAATGGCCTTTTCAATAACAGGCCTATGCGTGTTTACTGCTCAGAAGAAACACACTCTTCCGTTGAAAAGGCAGTTAAAATCATGGGGCTTGGCAAGCACAACCTGGTCAAAATTGGGGTAGATGAGAAAATGGCGTTAAAACCTGCTTTACTTAAGCAGGCCATAGAGGAGGATATTAAAAAGGGCTATCAACCTCTGGCCGTGGTTGCGGCTATTGGCAGTACAGGTACGGTAGCCATAGATCCACTCGCGGCAATAGTAAAAGTTTGCAGTGACCATGGCGTATGGCTTCATGTAGACGCAGCGTATGCAGGCTCAGCTCTGATACTTGAAGAATACCGCTGGATGATTGAAGGTATTGAGGATGCCGATAGTTTTGTGTTTAACCCTCACAAATGGCTCATGACCAATTTTGATTGTTCAGCTTACTTTGTTAAAGACGAGCAGGCTTTGGTGAAAACCTTTAGCATCCTTCCTGAATATCTAAAAACCAACACCACTGGTGCGGTTAAAGATTATAGAGATTGGGGTATTCAGCTAGGCAGACGATTCCGAAGTTTGAAGTTGTGGTTCGTGATCAGAAGCTATGGTGTAGAAGAAATGAAGACAATCCTGAGGAACCATATCCGTATAGCCGAAAAGCTTTCAGAAAAAATCAGGGAACATAAAGATTTTGAAGAATTTACCACTTCATTAAACCTTGTATGCTTCCGTTACAAACCGGATGGGGAGGAGGAGGTTGAAACACTGAACCACCTCAATAAACAATTAATGGACGCACTCAATGCATCTGGTAAAATGTACCTTACACATACTAAAATAGGGGATAATATGGTACTGAGGCTGGTGGCAGGCCAAACTCATGTTACAGAGGAGGATGTAATGTGCTCATGGGATATTATCCGGGAAACTGCGGTAGGTCTAAGAGACTAA
- a CDS encoding M28 family peptidase: MRKNILILSALFICHLSLAQSSDLEKAKATVEKEEIKSHIFYLASDELRGREVGTPGIEKAADYIATEFKRYGVKPVPGADNGYFQQVLLKQASLPNKIKVTISEKDFSGQQVAIFNAENIEKETQAVYLNYGMSNDYEGTDVKGKIILAKAGAPDQTDQGSLFKLSLQKRGFAQAAGAIALIEVHDYDAQYWSSVKGYLSHDKMTLRDKNEPVGGPVHLWVDSNHNLLDELEKGTEVSTGLVISGIDNNKLTSRNVVGIVEGTDPKLKNEYIIYSAHYDHVGVGKPNAELDSIFNGARDNAVGTVTVLSAAENIAKYPTKRSALFILFTAEEKGLLGSKWYVEHPLVPLKQAVYCFNSDNASYNDTTKATIVGLERTTASQNIKDACSAIGLTAIDDPAPEQNLFDRSDNVHFAAKGIPAPTFSLGFTAFDKELFKYYHQVTDNPETLNYDYLLKFFRAYVLSCRKIANDEETPVWVEGDKYYEAGQELYGDR, encoded by the coding sequence ATGAGAAAAAACATTTTAATTCTTTCGGCTTTATTCATATGCCATTTATCTCTGGCGCAATCCTCTGACCTTGAAAAGGCAAAAGCCACTGTTGAAAAAGAAGAAATCAAATCCCATATTTTTTACCTGGCCTCTGACGAGTTGCGGGGCAGGGAAGTGGGAACGCCTGGAATAGAAAAGGCTGCAGATTATATTGCGACAGAGTTTAAAAGATATGGCGTTAAGCCGGTTCCCGGAGCGGATAATGGTTATTTTCAACAGGTGCTTTTAAAGCAGGCCTCGTTGCCCAACAAAATAAAGGTTACTATTTCAGAGAAGGACTTTTCCGGTCAGCAAGTAGCAATATTCAATGCGGAAAATATCGAAAAGGAAACCCAGGCTGTATACCTTAACTATGGTATGTCTAATGATTACGAAGGGACCGATGTAAAAGGAAAAATCATATTGGCCAAAGCCGGGGCGCCGGATCAGACAGACCAGGGAAGCCTCTTTAAGCTCTCTTTACAAAAAAGAGGGTTTGCCCAGGCTGCCGGAGCCATTGCACTCATAGAAGTTCACGATTACGATGCACAATACTGGAGTTCAGTTAAAGGATACCTCAGTCATGATAAAATGACCCTGAGGGATAAGAATGAACCAGTGGGAGGGCCGGTACACCTTTGGGTAGATTCCAATCACAATCTTTTAGACGAGCTGGAGAAAGGGACCGAAGTATCGACGGGATTGGTGATCAGTGGTATTGACAATAACAAACTAACCTCCCGGAATGTAGTAGGAATAGTGGAAGGCACTGACCCCAAGCTTAAAAATGAATATATTATTTACTCAGCACACTATGACCATGTAGGTGTTGGCAAGCCTAATGCAGAATTGGATTCAATTTTCAATGGGGCACGAGACAATGCTGTAGGTACAGTTACCGTACTAAGTGCTGCGGAAAACATAGCTAAATACCCAACTAAGAGATCTGCCCTGTTCATATTGTTTACAGCAGAAGAGAAAGGCCTTTTGGGAAGTAAATGGTATGTGGAACATCCGTTAGTACCTTTAAAGCAAGCAGTTTATTGCTTCAACAGTGACAATGCCTCCTACAATGACACTACTAAAGCCACTATAGTAGGCCTTGAGCGGACTACAGCTTCGCAAAATATCAAAGACGCGTGCAGTGCAATAGGCCTTACCGCCATAGATGACCCAGCGCCTGAGCAAAATCTTTTCGATCGCTCCGACAATGTTCACTTTGCAGCCAAAGGAATTCCCGCCCCAACCTTTAGCCTTGGTTTCACCGCTTTTGATAAAGAGCTGTTTAAGTACTACCATCAGGTAACCGATAACCCGGAAACGCTGAACTACGACTACCTTCTCAAATTTTTTAGAGCATATGTGCTCTCCTGCAGAAAAATAGCCAATGATGAAGAAACCCCGGTTTGGGTAGAAGGAGATAAGTATTATGAAGCAGGGCAGGAGTTGTATGGGGACAGGTAA
- a CDS encoding sugar porter family MFS transporter: MNEIESTGNSKRFILGITVVATLGGLLFGYDTGVIGGSQLYFTEYFSFTEGEQGWAVSSALYGCLVGALMAGFLSSKFSRKYSLIFSGFLFAISAWGSGIPESLTVLAIFRIIGGIGVGIASMTAPMYIAEVAPPKERGRLVSYYQLAIVIGFFVVFLATYFIGGGDNSALSPGELEALHDYNVKTGWRVMFWSELVPALAFFILLFFVPHSPRWLMMKGREEEAKKVLAKVTTSSSEAEREYREIKESLYRETQVEKVSVFSPSMRIVLIIGITLSILQQVTGINAILYYGAEIFSNALGYGPEDALKQQILLGGVNLLFTFVAIYQVDKWGRKPLLIMGTIGMFLGIGTLGVSIYLNQLGLISLIGMLTFIGSFALSMGPVTWVLLSEIFPNKVRSAAMSIAVAAQWLFNAIVANTFPVINGSGVNKEVFNGALPYFIFAALCVVTILFTWKMIPETKGKTLEEMDGLWLKEEK; encoded by the coding sequence ATGAATGAAATCGAAAGTACGGGAAACTCCAAAAGGTTCATCCTTGGAATTACTGTAGTGGCTACCCTTGGTGGCCTTTTGTTTGGATACGACACCGGTGTAATTGGTGGTTCACAACTTTATTTTACAGAATATTTTTCTTTTACCGAAGGAGAGCAGGGATGGGCCGTGAGCAGTGCCCTGTACGGCTGCCTTGTTGGGGCATTAATGGCGGGCTTTTTAAGCTCAAAGTTCAGTCGTAAATACTCACTGATATTTTCAGGATTTCTATTTGCCATTTCTGCCTGGGGCTCCGGTATTCCTGAGTCGCTTACCGTGCTGGCTATCTTTAGAATTATAGGTGGTATAGGTGTAGGTATAGCCTCAATGACAGCTCCTATGTACATTGCAGAGGTGGCTCCACCAAAAGAGCGGGGCAGACTGGTTTCCTACTATCAATTGGCTATTGTTATAGGTTTTTTTGTTGTATTTCTGGCTACCTATTTTATCGGAGGTGGAGATAACTCTGCCTTGAGCCCTGGTGAACTGGAAGCACTGCATGACTATAATGTTAAAACCGGCTGGAGGGTCATGTTCTGGTCTGAGCTCGTGCCGGCACTTGCTTTCTTCATCCTGTTATTCTTTGTGCCTCATTCACCTCGCTGGTTGATGATGAAAGGTAGAGAAGAGGAAGCAAAGAAAGTACTTGCCAAAGTTACAACCTCTTCCAGTGAGGCAGAGCGTGAGTATAGGGAAATCAAAGAATCTCTGTATAGGGAAACTCAGGTAGAGAAAGTGTCTGTATTCTCTCCAAGCATGCGTATAGTGCTTATTATAGGAATAACCCTTTCTATACTTCAACAAGTAACGGGGATCAATGCCATACTCTATTATGGTGCCGAAATATTCAGCAACGCTTTAGGGTATGGACCCGAAGATGCTCTTAAGCAACAAATACTGTTAGGTGGTGTTAATCTCCTGTTTACTTTTGTCGCCATTTATCAGGTAGATAAATGGGGAAGAAAACCACTTTTGATTATGGGTACCATCGGTATGTTCCTCGGAATAGGAACGTTAGGGGTATCTATTTACCTCAACCAACTTGGCTTAATATCCCTTATTGGAATGTTGACCTTTATTGGTTCTTTCGCTTTGTCAATGGGGCCTGTTACCTGGGTACTACTGTCAGAAATATTCCCTAATAAAGTAAGAAGTGCAGCTATGTCGATAGCCGTTGCAGCACAATGGTTGTTCAATGCCATTGTAGCCAATACATTCCCGGTAATCAATGGAAGTGGAGTAAATAAAGAAGTATTTAATGGCGCACTGCCGTATTTTATATTCGCTGCACTTTGTGTTGTAACCATACTGTTTACCTGGAAAATGATCCCGGAAACAAAAGGAAAAACCCTCGAAGAAATGGACGGCCTCTGGTTGAAAGAGGAAAAGTAA
- a CDS encoding glycoside hydrolase family 16 protein, protein MKKIILTVLLLSMAILAKSQERQLVWSDEFNYEGAPDSTMWGFELGDGCPHICGWGNNELQFYTDNPENVRVTNGRLIIEAHKVEGKSYGYTSSKVVSTGKGDWQYGYIEIRAKLPYGKGTWPAIWMLPTLDRPLDWPMDGEIDIMEHVGYNQGMVYGTIHTKKYNHRIGTQKSDSIYVDDLHENFHTYAIDWGPEHISWYVDGDKYYTIENKGEGREGWPFDQQFHIIFNLAVGGDWGGKYGIDEKIWPQRLEIDYIRVHEANYATEKKPVNH, encoded by the coding sequence ATGAAAAAGATAATATTAACCGTGTTGCTTTTAAGCATGGCAATACTGGCTAAATCGCAGGAACGGCAGTTAGTTTGGAGCGATGAGTTCAACTATGAGGGGGCACCTGATTCTACCATGTGGGGTTTCGAACTTGGAGATGGCTGTCCTCATATCTGCGGATGGGGTAATAATGAATTACAATTCTATACAGACAACCCTGAAAATGTAAGGGTGACGAATGGCAGGCTAATCATTGAAGCCCATAAGGTGGAGGGAAAATCTTATGGCTACACCTCTTCCAAGGTGGTGAGTACAGGTAAGGGCGACTGGCAATATGGCTACATTGAAATCAGGGCAAAATTACCCTACGGCAAAGGCACGTGGCCGGCCATTTGGATGCTCCCTACGTTAGATCGTCCGCTTGACTGGCCAATGGATGGTGAAATAGATATTATGGAGCATGTCGGGTATAATCAGGGAATGGTTTACGGCACGATTCATACTAAAAAATATAACCACCGTATTGGTACCCAAAAGTCCGATAGCATCTATGTTGATGACCTGCATGAAAACTTTCATACCTATGCCATAGACTGGGGGCCGGAGCACATCAGTTGGTATGTAGACGGAGACAAATATTACACTATTGAGAACAAAGGGGAAGGACGAGAAGGCTGGCCTTTTGATCAGCAGTTCCATATCATATTTAACCTTGCGGTAGGTGGAGACTGGGGAGGCAAATATGGAATTGATGAAAAAATATGGCCTCAAAGACTGGAAATTGATTATATTCGAGTCCATGAAGCGAATTATGCGACAGAAAAAAAGCCTGTCAACCACTGA